A single window of Mycobacterium sp. ITM-2016-00318 DNA harbors:
- a CDS encoding TetR/AcrR family transcriptional regulator, translated as MTAVTSASTTTDTRQLIIESAFDCFRRHGLDKTTVVDIARAADVSRSTVYEYFRDKAEIVEACAEGASQKFYREMASAMCKGETLEDQLVLAGVFVTRARRVIEPEDYFDEDEVSLLLTKNAAVLLRECTDFLAPYLAAAKLTGEVRKDLDVVAAGEWYARMLFSLFSTPSAALDMDDARVVGDFLRAHVVRGFAPDRSGRTR; from the coding sequence ATGACAGCCGTGACCTCGGCGTCGACCACCACGGATACGCGTCAACTCATCATCGAGTCCGCGTTCGACTGCTTCCGCAGGCACGGTCTGGACAAGACGACGGTCGTCGACATCGCCCGCGCCGCCGACGTCTCCCGCAGCACGGTGTACGAATACTTCCGCGACAAGGCCGAGATCGTCGAGGCATGTGCGGAGGGTGCTTCGCAGAAGTTCTACCGCGAGATGGCCTCTGCGATGTGCAAAGGCGAGACGCTGGAGGACCAACTGGTTCTCGCGGGAGTGTTCGTGACGAGGGCCCGGCGCGTCATCGAGCCGGAAGACTACTTCGACGAGGACGAAGTGAGCCTGCTGCTCACCAAGAACGCCGCCGTGCTGCTACGCGAGTGCACGGATTTTCTTGCCCCTTACCTCGCCGCGGCGAAGCTCACCGGCGAGGTACGTAAAGATCTTGATGTGGTTGCCGCAGGCGAGTGGTATGCGCGGATGTTGTTCTCGCTGTTCAGCACCCCGTCGGCGGCGTTGGATATGGATGACGCCCGCGTGGTCGGCGACTTCCTGCGCGCGCACGTTGTGCGTGGGTTCGCGCCGGACCGGTCGGGCCGCACGCGCTGA
- a CDS encoding MaoC family dehydratase encodes MTTIEFRTTTLDWRHINVGDEVVPLEIPVTATVIVAGAIASRDFMPVHHDPEFAKKQGSPNMFMNILTTNGLCVRFLTDWAGPEAMVKKLAIRLGVPAFPNDPLRFTGTVTGKTEGVDGEGLIEVEFRGANSLGDHVSGTATVSLLEK; translated from the coding sequence ATGACGACCATCGAGTTCCGCACCACCACTCTGGACTGGCGCCACATCAACGTCGGAGACGAGGTCGTGCCGCTCGAGATCCCCGTCACCGCAACGGTCATCGTTGCGGGCGCGATCGCGTCGCGCGACTTCATGCCCGTGCATCACGATCCGGAGTTCGCGAAAAAGCAGGGCTCGCCGAACATGTTCATGAACATCCTCACCACCAACGGACTGTGTGTGCGGTTCCTCACCGACTGGGCGGGCCCCGAGGCGATGGTGAAGAAGCTCGCCATTCGGCTCGGCGTCCCTGCCTTCCCCAACGACCCACTGCGATTCACCGGCACCGTCACCGGCAAGACCGAGGGCGTCGACGGCGAGGGTCTCATCGAGGTCGAGTTCAGGGGCGCCAACAGCCTCGGCGACCATGTGTCGGGAACCGCGACCGTGAGCCTGCTCGAAAAATGA
- a CDS encoding cytochrome P450: MPTTFPLHSPDFFIGDPYPAYKELRATAPVCWNDVTKFWALLKYEDIRYVSTNPNTFSSTKGITIPDPVMPNPVQEGNLIFTDPPRHRQLRKLINTGFTRRQVSILEPKVREIVYAVLDDVSSGSTHEFAEELAAPLPTRMIAELLGAPPDDWERFRRWSDACTGSADPEIEQDALVAVGELFGYFQELIAARRAEPRNDMLSVLTAAEVDGAKLTDEDLLNFAFLLLVAGNETTRNLIALGTLALIDHPQQCRQLVDDPSLIPGAVEEMLRWTTPVTHMARAATADVEIRGQRIREGDVVVMLYGSANRDEEIFGSNAEEFDIRRHPNPHIAFGCGEHSCIGAQLARLEARVFFEVLLGRYPELQLVGDVDRMRATMVPGVKRMPVRLGSD, encoded by the coding sequence GTGCCCACAACGTTTCCACTGCATTCCCCAGACTTCTTCATCGGAGATCCGTATCCCGCGTACAAAGAGCTGCGCGCCACTGCGCCGGTGTGCTGGAACGACGTCACGAAATTCTGGGCGCTGCTCAAGTACGAAGACATCCGGTACGTGTCGACGAACCCGAACACGTTCTCCTCCACCAAGGGCATCACCATCCCCGATCCCGTGATGCCGAACCCGGTGCAGGAGGGAAACCTGATCTTCACCGATCCGCCGCGGCATCGGCAGCTCCGCAAGTTGATCAACACGGGATTCACCCGGCGGCAGGTGTCGATTCTCGAGCCGAAGGTCCGCGAGATCGTCTACGCCGTCCTGGATGATGTCAGCTCCGGGTCCACCCATGAGTTCGCCGAAGAGCTCGCCGCGCCCCTGCCGACGCGGATGATCGCCGAACTGCTCGGCGCCCCGCCCGACGACTGGGAGCGGTTCCGCCGATGGTCGGACGCGTGCACCGGAAGCGCCGATCCCGAGATCGAACAGGATGCGCTCGTCGCCGTCGGTGAGCTGTTCGGCTACTTTCAGGAGTTGATCGCCGCTCGGCGCGCCGAGCCGCGCAACGACATGCTGTCGGTGCTCACCGCCGCCGAGGTCGACGGGGCGAAGCTGACCGACGAAGACCTGTTGAATTTCGCCTTCCTCCTGCTGGTCGCGGGTAACGAAACGACGCGCAACCTGATCGCGCTCGGCACGTTGGCCCTCATCGACCACCCGCAGCAGTGTCGGCAACTGGTCGACGATCCGTCGCTGATCCCCGGCGCCGTCGAAGAGATGCTGCGCTGGACGACGCCCGTGACACACATGGCAAGGGCGGCGACAGCAGACGTCGAGATCCGCGGACAACGAATTCGCGAGGGCGACGTGGTCGTCATGCTCTACGGCTCCGCCAACAGGGACGAGGAGATATTCGGGTCAAACGCCGAGGAGTTCGACATCAGGCGACACCCCAACCCGCACATCGCGTTCGGCTGCGGAGAACATTCCTGCATCGGAGCTCAACTGGCCAGGCTGGAGGCACGCGTCTTCTTCGAGGTGCTGCTGGGGCGATACCCCGAGCTGCAGCTCGTCGGCGATGTCGACCGGATGAGAGCCACCATGGTGCCCGGCGTCAAGCGCATGCCTGTACGGCTCGGATCGGACTGA
- a CDS encoding lipid-transfer protein — protein MSGMTAIAGIGQTEFSKESGRSELRLACEAVKAAIDDAGLEPADIDGMVTFTMDTSDEIEIARNVGIGDLTFFSRVHHGGGAAAGTVVQAAMAVATGTANAVVCYRAFNERSGFRFGGSTARPTGETPLFMANYAPFGLLTPAAWVALHAQRYMSTYGVTNEDFGRISVVDRAHAARNPDAWFYERPITLEDHQNSRWVIEPVLRLLDCCQESDGGVALVVTSVERARDLRQPPAVVTAAVQGAAAEGEMMTSYYRDDITGLPEMGVVAEKLWRDSGIKPTDIQTAFLYDHFTPFVFAQLEELGFCGRGEAKDFATIERLSLGGELPINTNGGLLGEAYIHGMNGITEGVRQVRGTSYNQVDDVEHVLVTSGTGVPTSALILATE, from the coding sequence ATGTCGGGAATGACCGCCATCGCGGGCATCGGCCAGACCGAATTCTCGAAAGAGTCGGGGCGCAGTGAACTCCGACTCGCCTGTGAGGCAGTCAAGGCCGCGATTGATGATGCCGGTCTCGAGCCCGCCGATATCGACGGCATGGTCACGTTCACGATGGACACGAGCGACGAGATCGAAATCGCCCGCAACGTCGGCATCGGTGACCTGACGTTCTTCAGCCGAGTCCATCACGGCGGTGGGGCGGCGGCAGGCACCGTGGTGCAGGCGGCGATGGCTGTCGCGACGGGCACGGCGAATGCGGTGGTGTGCTACCGCGCGTTCAACGAACGGTCCGGCTTTCGTTTCGGCGGGTCGACGGCGCGACCGACCGGTGAGACCCCGTTGTTCATGGCGAACTACGCACCTTTCGGTCTGCTGACGCCCGCGGCGTGGGTCGCGCTGCATGCACAGCGGTACATGTCCACGTACGGCGTCACCAACGAAGATTTCGGCAGGATTTCTGTCGTCGACCGCGCCCACGCGGCACGCAATCCCGACGCGTGGTTCTACGAGCGGCCGATCACACTCGAGGACCACCAGAACTCACGATGGGTCATCGAGCCCGTCCTTCGGCTGCTCGACTGCTGCCAGGAGAGCGACGGCGGCGTAGCACTGGTCGTGACGAGTGTCGAACGCGCGCGAGATTTGCGGCAGCCACCGGCGGTCGTCACCGCCGCCGTGCAGGGTGCGGCGGCCGAGGGCGAGATGATGACGAGCTACTACCGAGACGACATCACCGGGCTGCCGGAGATGGGTGTGGTCGCCGAAAAGCTCTGGCGCGATTCGGGTATCAAGCCGACGGATATTCAGACGGCTTTCCTGTACGACCACTTCACCCCGTTCGTATTCGCACAACTGGAAGAGCTCGGCTTCTGCGGGCGCGGGGAGGCGAAGGACTTCGCGACGATCGAGCGACTCTCGCTCGGTGGAGAGCTGCCGATCAACACCAATGGCGGCCTTCTCGGCGAGGCATACATCCACGGAATGAACGGAATAACCGAGGGAGTTCGTCAAGTACGCGGCACCTCTTACAACCAGGTCGATGATGTCGAGCATGTCCTGGTCACCTCGGGGACCGGGGTGCCGACGAGCGCGTTGATCCTGGCGACGGAATGA
- a CDS encoding acyl-CoA dehydrogenase family protein produces MHLDFTPEQKQLRKEIRSSLEAVMSPDRIAAVADRMEGADAVRDCVRALGAANLLGVGWPKEYGGRGFTALEQFIFFEEAQRLNTPIPLVTLNTVGPTLAHYGTEEQKQKFLPSILDGTVEFAIGYSEPSAGSDLASLRTSAVRDGDDYVINGQKMFTSGAAYADYIWLAARTDPTVKKHKGISIFIVPTSSPGFSYRPLHTMPGVSTFYTFYDDVRVPATAIVGGENEGWRLITTQLNFERAALGNMGALEPLFEKTLAWAQATELDGARVIDQPWVQHALARVEAQVAAYKIMNLRVNAAMTKGELGMGEASAVKVFGTELTQQAARGLLEVLDRSGVRRGEDAPLGGALESAYRIAVINTFGGGANELQRDIIAMAGLFMPRAPRDLRANQNGDAK; encoded by the coding sequence ATGCATCTCGATTTCACCCCTGAACAGAAGCAATTGCGCAAAGAGATCCGGTCGTCACTGGAAGCCGTGATGTCGCCCGACCGCATCGCCGCGGTCGCGGACCGCATGGAAGGCGCGGACGCGGTCAGGGACTGCGTGCGAGCACTCGGAGCCGCCAACCTGCTCGGCGTCGGCTGGCCGAAGGAATACGGCGGCCGCGGGTTCACCGCACTCGAACAGTTCATCTTCTTCGAAGAGGCGCAACGGCTGAACACGCCCATTCCGCTGGTCACCCTCAACACCGTCGGGCCGACGCTCGCGCACTACGGCACCGAGGAGCAGAAGCAGAAGTTCCTGCCGTCCATTCTCGACGGCACAGTCGAGTTCGCGATCGGCTACTCCGAGCCGTCGGCAGGCAGCGATCTGGCGTCGTTGCGCACAAGCGCCGTGCGGGACGGCGACGACTACGTCATCAACGGCCAGAAGATGTTCACCAGCGGTGCGGCGTACGCGGACTACATCTGGCTGGCGGCGCGAACCGATCCCACCGTGAAGAAACACAAGGGAATCTCGATCTTCATCGTGCCGACATCGTCGCCCGGCTTCTCGTACAGGCCGCTGCACACCATGCCGGGAGTGTCGACGTTCTACACGTTCTACGACGACGTCCGCGTACCTGCTACGGCCATCGTCGGCGGCGAGAACGAGGGCTGGCGGCTGATCACCACGCAGTTGAACTTCGAACGCGCGGCGCTCGGAAACATGGGTGCGCTCGAGCCGCTGTTCGAGAAGACGCTGGCCTGGGCACAGGCCACCGAACTGGACGGCGCACGCGTGATCGACCAGCCCTGGGTGCAGCATGCGCTGGCCCGTGTCGAAGCACAGGTTGCCGCCTACAAGATCATGAACCTACGGGTCAACGCGGCGATGACCAAGGGCGAACTCGGGATGGGCGAAGCGTCGGCGGTCAAGGTGTTCGGCACCGAACTGACGCAGCAGGCGGCCCGCGGACTGCTGGAGGTGCTGGACCGCAGCGGCGTCCGACGGGGCGAGGACGCACCGCTGGGTGGCGCGCTGGAATCCGCCTACCGCATCGCGGTCATCAACACCTTCGGCGGCGGCGCCAATGAATTGCAGCGCGACATCATCGCGATGGCAGGCCTTTTCATGCCGCGCGCACCACGGGACCTTCGAGCGAATCAGAACGGAGACGCCAAGTGA
- a CDS encoding MaoC family dehydratase N-terminal domain-containing protein: protein MDSTEFREKLDALIGKPTGGSGKPTVAPDPVNQPMIRHWAHALADMNPVYLDPEFAEKSRFGGIVSPPVMLQAWTMPAPKIEGIAERGGVPIEIDKDNNPAEFINDAGFTGIVATNSEFEIERYPRLGDVISVTTVYEDISDEKNTSLGAGHFVTWLSAYTDQNGEVLGRQRFRVFRFKTGAPAGTAGA from the coding sequence ATGGACAGCACCGAGTTTCGCGAGAAGTTGGACGCGCTCATCGGCAAGCCGACGGGCGGATCCGGCAAGCCGACCGTTGCACCGGACCCGGTGAACCAACCGATGATCCGCCATTGGGCCCATGCGCTCGCCGACATGAACCCCGTTTATCTCGATCCGGAGTTCGCGGAGAAGTCGAGGTTCGGCGGCATCGTCTCACCGCCGGTGATGCTGCAGGCGTGGACCATGCCCGCGCCCAAGATCGAGGGAATCGCCGAGCGGGGCGGTGTTCCGATTGAAATCGACAAGGACAACAACCCGGCGGAGTTCATCAATGACGCGGGGTTCACCGGGATCGTGGCGACCAACTCGGAGTTCGAGATCGAGCGTTATCCGCGCCTCGGTGACGTCATCTCGGTGACGACAGTGTACGAGGACATCTCCGACGAGAAGAACACCTCGCTCGGTGCCGGCCACTTCGTCACGTGGCTGTCCGCATACACCGACCAGAACGGTGAAGTTCTGGGACGACAACGGTTTCGAGTCTTCCGGTTCAAGACGGGGGCCCCCGCCGGAACGGCTGGGGCCTGA
- a CDS encoding acyl-CoA dehydrogenase family protein: MDFAFTQDQETVAKVARQLFEHRATPEHLTELEAGDVRHDEALWRELAAADLLGISLPESVGGSGQGFVELAVLLAEVGWAVAPVPVYATLLLGADTIARFGDDAQHKRYLPAVVDGSLLLTAGLAEPGRSDPTAPVTTARRDGDGWRLDGVKELVPAAQLAQTMLIPAALDGGEVGVFLLDTDAAGVDIRSVVTTNGEPHADVFLDGAVAAERLTGGWEILESLYARALVGLCAIQLGVTERALKLAASYTTEREQFGRPIGSFQAVQQRMADAFIDVEAIRWTMWQAAWHLDQGGPPGRHAAVAKFWAAEAGSRVTATAQQVHGGIGIDITYPLSRYFLWAKHNELTLGSASAQLARLGASYVGGPA, encoded by the coding sequence ATGGATTTCGCCTTCACGCAGGACCAGGAGACCGTTGCCAAGGTGGCGCGTCAGCTCTTCGAGCACCGTGCCACACCCGAACACCTCACCGAGCTGGAAGCCGGCGACGTGCGCCACGACGAGGCGTTGTGGCGCGAACTTGCGGCGGCCGACCTGCTGGGGATTTCGTTGCCCGAGAGCGTAGGTGGCAGCGGCCAAGGCTTCGTGGAGCTCGCCGTGCTGCTCGCGGAAGTGGGCTGGGCTGTTGCGCCGGTGCCCGTCTACGCGACCCTGCTGCTCGGTGCCGACACCATCGCCCGCTTCGGTGACGATGCCCAGCACAAGCGATACCTGCCCGCCGTCGTCGACGGGTCGTTGTTGCTCACTGCGGGCCTTGCGGAACCGGGCCGCTCCGACCCCACCGCGCCGGTCACGACCGCTCGGCGCGACGGCGATGGTTGGCGTCTCGACGGTGTCAAGGAGTTGGTGCCGGCGGCACAGCTTGCACAGACGATGCTCATCCCGGCTGCGCTTGACGGCGGTGAGGTCGGCGTCTTCCTGCTCGACACCGATGCCGCGGGCGTGGACATTCGGTCCGTCGTGACGACGAACGGCGAGCCGCACGCCGACGTGTTCCTGGACGGTGCCGTCGCAGCCGAGCGGCTCACAGGCGGCTGGGAAATACTCGAATCGCTGTATGCGCGTGCGCTGGTCGGGCTGTGTGCGATCCAACTCGGCGTCACCGAGCGCGCACTGAAGCTGGCTGCGTCCTACACCACCGAGCGCGAGCAGTTCGGCAGGCCGATCGGCAGCTTCCAGGCCGTGCAGCAGCGGATGGCAGACGCCTTCATCGACGTCGAGGCCATCCGGTGGACCATGTGGCAAGCCGCATGGCACCTCGACCAGGGCGGGCCGCCGGGCCGGCACGCCGCCGTCGCGAAATTCTGGGCGGCAGAAGCCGGTTCGCGGGTCACCGCGACCGCCCAGCAGGTGCACGGTGGAATCGGCATCGACATCACCTATCCCCTATCCCGGTACTTCCTGTGGGCCAAGCACAACGAGCTGACGCTCGGGTCGGCCTCAGCACAGTTGGCGCGCCTCGGCGCCTCATACGTAGGAGGACCAGCATGA
- a CDS encoding Zn-ribbon domain-containing OB-fold protein — protein sequence MATRLAPTISPDTEFFWNGLRENKLLIQRCARCHALRQPARPMCPACNSLDWDTVEASGRGTVYSYVMPQHPPMPLMEYPYIVALVELEEGVRLVSNLCEIAPADVEVGMPVEVFYETFDTLDGKDLVLHQFRPAR from the coding sequence ATGGCGACGAGACTGGCGCCGACGATCAGCCCGGATACCGAGTTCTTCTGGAACGGGCTACGCGAGAACAAGTTGCTGATCCAGCGATGCGCGCGATGTCATGCCTTGCGGCAGCCGGCCCGACCGATGTGCCCGGCGTGCAACTCCCTTGACTGGGACACCGTCGAGGCCAGCGGTCGCGGCACCGTATACAGCTACGTGATGCCGCAGCACCCGCCGATGCCGTTGATGGAATATCCGTACATTGTCGCGCTCGTCGAACTCGAGGAGGGCGTGCGGTTGGTGTCGAACCTGTGCGAGATCGCACCCGCGGACGTCGAGGTCGGCATGCCTGTCGAGGTGTTCTACGAGACATTCGACACCCTCGACGGAAAAGACCTCGTGCTACACCAGTTTCGTCCGGCCCGGTAG
- a CDS encoding CaiB/BaiF CoA-transferase family protein, with protein MTGALSGLRVVEIAGDIAGPYCTRLLADLGADVAKIEPPTGDPLRRWGPFPDGIQNVERSGLFEYLNAGKHSVTVDLDVDLSAARSLIASADLLVDGTPPGALVRAGLDVSALEALRPGLVVARISPFGQHGPLRDRQVTPLTIQAASGWVNLRDPDRPPVQAGARIAEYVAGGYAALGALTALRTVSSNTAHVVEVDVSVMESLLSTLPYPMLLAEKMRSLGLPPNTKAGPVMGVVRAADGWLGINCLTGQHWLDVCAMLGLPEFGEHQIAVMLGGPERDEFYEKAQPWLSERTVDEIVELSQALRIPSTPVNDGATVLQCPQYRDRGFFVEAGDGEWRFRRPGAPFRLSKTPVLPVRAAPRLGQRHGSVTGGRPKADAERAMPLDCVKVLDLSTFWAGAYLTCYLGAFGADITKVESIQRPDGFRYSGAYAHEGDLWYERSGMWQATNLNKRDITLDLASDDGRDLARRLVGDADVVVENFSPRVVEQFGLDYESLVALNPDVIQVRMPGFGLQGPWRDYVGWAFNFEGTSGMAAVTGHPDGPPCVLQGPADPIVGVHAAVALLAALEHRTRTGEGQLIEIAQIEVAASLVAEPVIEYSMNGAVQTREGNRQRGFLQGVYPTAVEGEWVAISIGDDLGLDHDAFDEAVAAWTRTLQPSEVVEILTAQHVPAERVLTSDRMYDLPHLDARSYYQGIEHPVTGLHRYPGWPFVITPGPGQHHRSPPPTLGQHNDEILRRLGLTDDAIAELRARNVIGERALNA; from the coding sequence ATGACCGGAGCGCTGTCGGGGTTGCGCGTCGTCGAGATCGCCGGTGACATCGCAGGGCCGTACTGCACCAGGCTCCTCGCAGACCTCGGAGCCGACGTTGCCAAGATCGAGCCACCGACCGGTGACCCTCTTCGCCGCTGGGGGCCGTTTCCCGACGGTATCCAAAACGTTGAGAGGTCAGGACTTTTCGAGTACCTCAACGCCGGAAAGCATTCGGTGACAGTGGACCTCGACGTCGACCTGTCGGCAGCCAGATCGCTCATCGCTTCGGCTGATCTCCTCGTCGATGGAACGCCGCCCGGGGCGCTTGTCCGGGCCGGACTCGACGTCTCAGCACTCGAAGCGCTGCGTCCCGGCCTCGTCGTAGCCCGTATATCGCCGTTCGGCCAGCACGGACCGCTACGCGACCGGCAGGTGACGCCGTTGACCATACAAGCGGCTTCGGGATGGGTGAACCTGCGCGATCCCGACCGTCCCCCGGTACAGGCAGGCGCCAGGATCGCCGAGTACGTGGCGGGCGGTTACGCCGCGCTGGGCGCGCTCACCGCACTGAGGACGGTGTCGTCCAATACAGCTCATGTGGTCGAGGTCGACGTATCGGTGATGGAGTCGTTGTTGTCGACGCTTCCTTATCCGATGTTGTTGGCGGAGAAGATGCGCAGTCTCGGCTTGCCCCCGAACACGAAGGCAGGCCCCGTGATGGGCGTCGTGCGTGCCGCGGACGGCTGGCTCGGCATCAACTGTCTTACGGGGCAGCATTGGCTCGACGTCTGCGCGATGCTCGGGTTGCCGGAATTCGGCGAGCATCAGATCGCGGTGATGCTCGGTGGCCCCGAACGCGACGAATTCTACGAGAAGGCTCAGCCGTGGCTTTCGGAGCGAACCGTCGACGAGATCGTCGAACTCAGCCAGGCCCTGCGCATTCCGTCAACTCCCGTCAACGACGGCGCCACCGTCTTGCAGTGTCCGCAGTACCGAGATCGTGGGTTCTTCGTTGAGGCCGGGGATGGTGAATGGCGGTTCCGCCGCCCCGGTGCGCCGTTCCGGTTGTCGAAAACGCCGGTCCTGCCGGTTCGGGCGGCACCGCGCCTCGGTCAGCGCCACGGAAGCGTGACGGGAGGACGGCCCAAGGCCGACGCCGAACGAGCCATGCCGTTAGACTGTGTGAAAGTTCTTGATCTGTCGACATTTTGGGCGGGCGCGTACCTCACTTGCTATCTCGGCGCGTTCGGCGCCGACATCACCAAGGTCGAGTCGATTCAACGCCCCGACGGTTTCCGCTACTCCGGGGCATACGCCCACGAGGGCGATCTGTGGTACGAGCGCAGCGGAATGTGGCAGGCGACCAACCTCAACAAGCGCGATATCACCCTCGATCTCGCCTCCGACGATGGCCGCGACCTCGCGCGTCGGCTCGTCGGCGATGCCGATGTCGTCGTGGAGAACTTCTCGCCAAGGGTGGTCGAACAATTCGGACTCGACTACGAATCGCTCGTGGCGCTGAACCCCGACGTGATCCAGGTGCGCATGCCGGGGTTCGGGCTACAGGGCCCGTGGCGCGACTACGTCGGCTGGGCCTTCAACTTCGAGGGGACATCGGGGATGGCCGCAGTCACCGGGCATCCCGATGGTCCGCCGTGCGTCCTCCAGGGCCCCGCCGATCCGATTGTCGGTGTGCATGCCGCGGTGGCGCTGCTGGCGGCACTCGAGCACCGGACTCGTACCGGTGAAGGCCAACTCATCGAGATCGCGCAGATCGAAGTCGCGGCGTCGTTGGTCGCCGAACCCGTGATCGAGTACTCGATGAACGGTGCGGTTCAGACGCGCGAGGGCAACCGTCAGCGCGGTTTCCTGCAAGGCGTGTACCCGACAGCCGTGGAAGGCGAGTGGGTGGCGATCTCGATCGGCGACGACCTCGGGCTGGACCACGACGCATTCGACGAAGCCGTTGCCGCGTGGACGCGCACGCTGCAGCCCTCAGAAGTGGTCGAAATTCTCACCGCACAGCATGTCCCGGCTGAGCGGGTGCTGACCAGCGATCGGATGTACGACCTCCCGCACCTCGATGCGCGGAGCTACTACCAAGGGATCGAGCATCCGGTCACCGGCTTGCACCGCTATCCGGGCTGGCCGTTCGTCATCACTCCCGGGCCCGGTCAGCACCACCGGTCGCCGCCGCCGACGTTGGGCCAACACAATGACGAGATCCTACGACGCCTCGGCCTGACCGACGATGCGATCGCCGAATTGCGCGCGCGAAACGTGATCGGCGAAAGGGCGCTCAACGCCTGA
- a CDS encoding NAD(P)/FAD-dependent oxidoreductase translates to MNRSRNDTAVIGAGPGGLVTARWLLSQGFEPTIFEQTHSLGGQWTGLAGVSGVWPTMHTNTSRILTSFSDLEHDNDLTFPSNQDMLAYLRRYADTFALTPRIRFGNRVDRLSRGDGDWLVGHSGRTEAFERVVVASGRFQSPYVPIIPGLETFSGSAGAMATYHYREPGQYLGKRVLVAGGAISALEIASELAQLGAPVEVAQRRQRYVLPKFAAGVPSDSKIFTRYGTLANETLPPAEVDRQLKEIVVEAGGSPEQYGAPAPDPSLFAAGVTLAQQYLPLVAEGRITVRPWLTSVDGQRLTFADGTSDEFDGILFGTGFEIDLPFLSDEMRMIVDLDTVHLDADRYTFHPDLPGLAFVGMWDQSGGLFVPLELQARWIAYVWGGVVDEPSELELRSAIGAYRARRGMPQKTRMNLAALTFARAAGVEPNVDDWPHLRRALLFGPLVPSSFRLQGPDALPDAASRFARDAAAFGAITTNEMTEREQRYLALLEDALVRR, encoded by the coding sequence ATGAACCGAAGCCGGAACGACACAGCGGTGATCGGTGCCGGGCCTGGCGGCCTGGTGACGGCTCGCTGGCTGCTGTCGCAGGGTTTCGAGCCGACGATCTTCGAGCAGACCCATTCCCTGGGCGGACAGTGGACAGGCTTGGCCGGCGTCAGCGGCGTCTGGCCGACCATGCACACCAACACGAGCCGCATCCTGACCTCGTTCAGCGATCTGGAACACGACAACGACCTCACGTTCCCGTCGAACCAGGACATGCTCGCCTACCTGCGCCGCTACGCCGACACCTTCGCGCTGACGCCACGCATCCGCTTCGGCAACCGCGTGGACCGGCTGAGCCGCGGCGACGGCGACTGGCTCGTCGGGCACTCGGGCAGGACGGAGGCCTTCGAACGCGTCGTCGTTGCCAGCGGTCGGTTTCAATCACCCTATGTGCCAATCATTCCCGGGCTCGAGACTTTCAGTGGCTCGGCAGGTGCGATGGCGACCTACCACTACCGCGAACCTGGTCAGTATCTCGGTAAGCGCGTCCTCGTCGCAGGTGGCGCCATCAGTGCGCTCGAAATCGCTTCGGAGCTGGCGCAACTCGGGGCTCCGGTGGAGGTCGCTCAGCGTCGCCAACGGTATGTGCTGCCGAAGTTCGCCGCGGGCGTGCCGTCCGATTCGAAAATCTTCACGCGGTACGGAACCTTGGCGAACGAGACCCTCCCGCCGGCCGAGGTCGACCGGCAGTTGAAGGAGATCGTCGTCGAAGCCGGTGGCAGCCCGGAGCAGTACGGCGCGCCTGCGCCTGATCCGTCCCTGTTCGCCGCCGGCGTCACCCTCGCCCAGCAGTATCTGCCTTTGGTGGCGGAGGGCCGAATCACGGTGCGGCCGTGGCTGACGTCGGTCGACGGACAACGGTTGACCTTCGCGGACGGCACCTCCGACGAGTTCGACGGCATCCTGTTCGGCACCGGCTTCGAAATCGATCTGCCGTTTCTCAGCGACGAGATGAGGATGATCGTCGACCTCGACACCGTCCATCTCGACGCCGACCGCTACACCTTCCACCCTGATCTTCCCGGTCTGGCTTTCGTCGGGATGTGGGACCAGTCAGGCGGACTCTTCGTGCCACTGGAACTTCAGGCCCGGTGGATCGCCTACGTGTGGGGCGGGGTCGTCGACGAGCCGAGCGAGCTGGAACTTCGGTCGGCGATCGGGGCGTACCGGGCCAGACGCGGGATGCCGCAGAAGACCCGGATGAACCTGGCGGCGTTGACTTTCGCCAGAGCGGCGGGAGTCGAACCGAACGTCGACGATTGGCCGCACCTGCGTCGAGCGCTGCTGTTCGGTCCGCTGGTACCGAGCAGCTTCCGGCTGCAGGGGCCGGACGCGCTGCCTGACGCGGCGTCCCGGTTCGCGCGGGACGCCGCCGCCTTCGGCGCGATCACGACCAACGAAATGACCGAACGCGAGCAGCGGTACCTGGCGCTGCTGGAGGACGCTCTGGTCAGGCGTTGA